CCAAGGCGGGACGTCTGGTCCTTAAGCGTCGGCGCGCCAAGGGCCGCAAGCAATTGGGCGTATGAGGAACGATCGGGCGTCCCCACGGCCAGGTGTCTGAATACGCGCCAAGCCCGGAGGCCGAGCGTGCAACCGAGATCGCTCACGCGCCGCTCCGAGTTCTCAGAGATCTACGAGAAGGGACACAAGCTGGTCGGCCGGTCGTGCGTGCTGTATCTGTTGCCTGCGGTCGACAACGCCCGCGCCGTGGTGGCCAGCCGCAAGGTGGGCGGCGCCGTACAGCGCAACCGGGCGAAGCGCCTGCTCAGACACATGATCCGGGCGGTCTTCTTCCCTGAGTCCGATGCTTTGGCGAAGGCGACCGCGTCGCTCTTGACGGGAGGCGGCTCCGCGAAGGCCGCGCCGGGCGACCGGACGGGACTCTGGGTGGTCGCGGTCGCGCGCAGGCGAATTCTCGACCTCGACATCCACGCCGTCGTGGCGGAGGCCGGCAAGCTGCTGGCCGATCTCAATCTCGACGCAGGTCACGATACGGCCGGGTCCTCGAGCTGACGCGGATCTTTCACGGACGATCCGGGTCAAGAAAACCGATGCGCCACTGATTCCGTCGAAGTCCCAGGCGCACGGCCGCGGTTGGTGTCAGAGGAATGTGGCGACTTCCCTACCTGCTGGTCCGTCTCTATCAGCGGCTGTTCTCGCCGCTGTTGCCTGCGATGTGCCGCTTCGATCCCACCTGTTCCGAGTACGCCGCCGGATCATTGCGAACGCACGGCCTGTTGCGCGGCACCGTCTTGTCCCTGCGGCGCATCGTGCGCTGCCACCCGTTCAATCCCGGCGGCAACGATCCGGTACCGACTTCGCCCGGCCACACGCAGCATCCATACGTTGGAGATGATAGTCATGGATAGACGCACCGTCCTGGCCATGGTCCTTTTCCTGGCGATCTTCCTGACCTGGACCAAGGTCATGGAGCGCAACCGCCCGCCGGAGGCCGGCGTCGCCGGGGACAACGCCGCCATCGGCCGCGACACCAGGAAGGCCGAATACGCGCCGGGAGCCGCCGCCGCGGCGGACAGCTTCGCCATCGCCCGCCCGACGGCAGCGTCGCCGAGGACGGGCGCGGCGGACGAAACCGCCGAGGCCCCTTCCGCGGCCGCGCCCCTGGCCTTTCCCCCCGCGGGCGACGGGGAATACGAGGTCAGCACGGATCTGTACACGGTGACCCTGACCGAGGCGGGCGGCATCATCTCCAGCTGGCGGGGGCACGCGTTCAAGGGTCCGGCCGACGGTCTCGTCGAGCTCGTTCCGGCCAGGGGAGAACTCGATCCGCCGCGCGCCGGCGACACCCTGATGTTCGAGCGGGGCGGGCTTGATCTGACGGGCGTGTCCTTCCTTCCGGCCGGTCCGCAGGCGTTCAGGCTCGATGCCGGGGATCCGCCGCGCGATCTGGTCCTGAGGGCCGAATCGGCGGAGGGCCTCGTCATCGAGAAGACGCTCACCTTCACGCCCGGCATCTACGCCATCGGGATCCGCTACGAGGTCCTGGCCGAGAGCGAACCGGCGCGCACGGTCGCGACCGCCGCGCTGGGGGATCCCGTCTCCGTGCGCTTCACGTGGAACCAGGGCATCGCCGTCACGGAGCAACACGTCCAGGCCATGATGCGCCGCGACACCAGCAGCCGCTCCTTCGGCATGGTCGGCGAGGAGCTGGCGTTCCGCAGGCAGGGCGACCTCGGCAAGGCCAACGGCAAGGGCGCCGGCGTCTTCCGCGGCTCGGTGCGCTTCGCCGGGCTGCAGAACAAGTACTTCACGATCCTCGGCTTCGTGCCGGACGCCCTCGAGCGGGTGACCGAGGGGCGTATCCGCCTCGGCGGCGACAGCGAAACCCTTCACCAGTCCTGGGAGCTCGAGTTACCGCTGCGCGGCGACTCGCGCCGCTCGGGCGCCGACCTGTCGCTCTACATGGGACCGAGCGACTACTATCGCTTCCGCTCCTACGGGATCTCCCTGGAGCGGGTGGTCAACCTGGGCTGGAAGTGGATCCAGCCCATCTCCGAAATCGTGCTCAAGCTCATGAACTGGCTGCACGGGTTCATCCCCAACTACGGTTGGGTCGTCGT
This DNA window, taken from bacterium, encodes the following:
- the rnpA gene encoding ribonuclease P protein component; translation: MQPRSLTRRSEFSEIYEKGHKLVGRSCVLYLLPAVDNARAVVASRKVGGAVQRNRAKRLLRHMIRAVFFPESDALAKATASLLTGGGSAKAAPGDRTGLWVVAVARRRILDLDIHAVVAEAGKLLADLNLDAGHDTAGSSS
- the yidD gene encoding membrane protein insertion efficiency factor YidD → MWRLPYLLVRLYQRLFSPLLPAMCRFDPTCSEYAAGSLRTHGLLRGTVLSLRRIVRCHPFNPGGNDPVPTSPGHTQHPYVGDDSHG
- the yidC gene encoding membrane protein insertase YidC, giving the protein MDRRTVLAMVLFLAIFLTWTKVMERNRPPEAGVAGDNAAIGRDTRKAEYAPGAAAAADSFAIARPTAASPRTGAADETAEAPSAAAPLAFPPAGDGEYEVSTDLYTVTLTEAGGIISSWRGHAFKGPADGLVELVPARGELDPPRAGDTLMFERGGLDLTGVSFLPAGPQAFRLDAGDPPRDLVLRAESAEGLVIEKTLTFTPGIYAIGIRYEVLAESEPARTVATAALGDPVSVRFTWNQGIAVTEQHVQAMMRRDTSSRSFGMVGEELAFRRQGDLGKANGKGAGVFRGSVRFAGLQNKYFTILGFVPDALERVTEGRIRLGGDSETLHQSWELELPLRGDSRRSGADLSLYMGPSDYYRFRSYGISLERVVNLGWKWIQPISEIVLKLMNWLHGFIPNYGWVVVIISILSKLIFYPLTARGTRAMKKMQESQARLKPKLDAIKKKHAGDSQRLNQETMKLYKEEGVNPVAGMAGCMPMLIQMPVFLALYQVLYNMVDLRMAPWILWIDDLSQPDALFTLPFTVPLIGSYFNLLPLIMAAATWFQTKLTPQSGAGGQMAAMTSIMPIMMLFFLYNMPSGLVIYWTINTAVTAYQSWRVNRSVPATGGAEA